GGCAATGAGTTTAATACTAGTTGATTCAGCTAAGTTTTCAGAGCTAATGTTTACAGTAATTTTATTGGAAGTTCCGCATGCGATAATTGAGGAATAGTTAATCCAACTGTTGCTGGTAGATTCAGGTGTGATTACTACATTAGATTGAGCAGGAGATGAAAATGAAACTGGACTTTCTGTAGCAATATTGAGAATTGCTATTGCTGGGATTGTTAAACCGACAGAATTAGTTGAATAATTATTCTGTGCAATATTGTCATTGCTTGAAATTAAAAATAAAAAAATAAAAACTATCAGTTTGTCTTTACTCATCTCAATACTATTCAAATTACATTCACAAGCAAAAATACAAATTAATATTGATATTTGTTGTTAAAAATTTTATCAAATATCAATTTAAGTTGATTAAATGATCAAATATTTAGATTAAAATTTGCTTTACAAAGAGTTTGACGGTAGTTTGATTGGGTGTCCAAAATATATATTGTTCAGAAACAGGCTCGAAAGTCAGCGACAAGAAATTATTAGCACATAAAATCTTTTCTTAGAGTGAGATTATTCCGTTTTTAAGAGCATATTTAACAATGTCGGTAGTAGTTTTTAGTTTTAGCTTTTCAAGTATGTTTTGTTTATGTGTGCCAATTGTTTTTACGCTAACGAATAACATTTCAGAAATTTCACGTGTTTGTTTACCTTCTGCAATTAGTTTTAGAACTTCTGATTCTCGTGCTGTAAGTACTTGATTTTTGTCTTGTATTGCTTCATCTATTCCGATATAATCATCTATAAGAATTTCAGTTATAGTTCCACTTAAGTATTTTTTTCCTGAACAAACTGTTGTAATTGCGTCTATCAATTGCTGGTAGCTGCAATTTTTAAATAAGTATCCCATCGCTCCTGCCTCCAACATTCCTTTAATATAGGTTTTTTCAGCATGCATTGATAATGCAATAATTTTTATTTCCGGATTATTTTTTTGTAAATATTTTGTAGCTTCAACACCGTTCATTACTGGCATTCCTATATCCATCAACACAACATCGGGATTACATTTCTTTATTTTTTCAATTGCATCTTGCCCATTTTCAGCATGACAAACAATTTCAATGCTTGAAGTATCTGACAATAAATTTGCTAATCCTTGTCGGAAAAGCTGATGATCGTCAACTATTAGTACTTTTACAGCCATAATTTAATCTATTTTTCAGGAATTGTTATACTTATTTTTGTGCCTTTTCCATTTTTTGATTTTATAGAAATTGATCCATCAATTGAATCTAAACGTTCCTTAACACTAAATAAACCAAAACCTGTTTCTGTTTGATTGTAATTTAATGATTGATAATCAAATCCTTTTCCATTGTCAAATATCAAAATATGAAAGCTTTTTTGTTCATTTTTTACTTCCATCACAATGAGGTCAGAGTCTGCATGTTTTATAATATTTGTAAGTAATTCACAAATAATTCG
This Bacteroidota bacterium DNA region includes the following protein-coding sequences:
- a CDS encoding response regulator transcription factor, coding for MAVKVLIVDDHQLFRQGLANLLSDTSSIEIVCHAENGQDAIEKIKKCNPDVVLMDIGMPVMNGVEATKYLQKNNPEIKIIALSMHAEKTYIKGMLEAGAMGYLFKNCSYQQLIDAITTVCSGKKYLSGTITEILIDDYIGIDEAIQDKNQVLTARESEVLKLIAEGKQTREISEMLFVSVKTIGTHKQNILEKLKLKTTTDIVKYALKNGIISL
- a CDS encoding GHKL domain-containing protein, which gives rise to MIPAIKWKLEQIEKEYEIETSFKSSVDFSNINDYIKILLYRIICELLTNIIKHADSDLIVMEVKNEQKSFHILIFDNGKGFDYQSLNYNQTETGFGLFSVKERLDSIDGSISIKSKNGKGTKISITIPEK